The genome window ATCGCGGCCTGCGAGACCTTCGGAGGTGAGCGGGAGAAGGTTCTGCCGGTTGCTTCGGGGATAGAGCTTATCCACACTTATTCGCTTATCCATGACGATCTGCCGTGCATGGATAACGACGACCTGCGGAGGGGCAAGCCGACTCTGCACCGGGTTTTTGGTGAAAATATCGCGGTTTTGGCCGGGGACGCGCTGAATGCCCTGGCTTTTGATCTTGTGGCGAGGGCTGAAGACCCCCGTTTGATCCGGATTCTTGCCCACGCCATCGGAACCGAGGGGATGATCGGGGGGCAGGTGGCGGATGTGGAATCGAGCGGGAAAGAAAATATCACTCCTCAGGATGTGAAATTCATCCATAGCCATAAAACTGCGGCACTCATCCGGGCGAGCCTGGAGATGGGAGCTGTTACCGGAGGAGCCTCCGCGAAACACCTGGAAACAGTGGGGGAATTCGGCTCCCAGATTGGACTGGCATTTCAGATTGTGGATGATATACTGGACATAGAAAGCTCGGACGAGGTTTTGGGGAAGGATGTAGGTTCCGATGAGAACAAGGACAAGGCAACCTACCCCAAGGTTTACGGTCTTTCCCGTTCGAAAGACATCGCCTGCGGACTGGTGATAGATGCCAAGAATTTGCTCTGCGGAATTGACAGGGACACCTCTATTCTCCAAAGCCTGGCCGAATTTGTGATCAGCCGTGTGAATTGAAAATGATAGTCCAAACTACAGCCCCCTAAATCCCCCAAAGGGGGACTTAAAAGACTGAAAGACAAAGCGTAACAGTTTTTTACAATTTTGTTGCACTCACAAGTTATTATCTTTACAATGTT of Candidatus Latescibacter sp. contains these proteins:
- a CDS encoding polyprenyl synthetase family protein codes for the protein MTRMKDEKKLKEDRIKTLDFGLWALDCSSPLEYLALHKSRVDEYLDRYLLPETVEPVSIHQAIRYSVFSGGKRFRAGLCIAACETFGGEREKVLPVASGIELIHTYSLIHDDLPCMDNDDLRRGKPTLHRVFGENIAVLAGDALNALAFDLVARAEDPRLIRILAHAIGTEGMIGGQVADVESSGKENITPQDVKFIHSHKTAALIRASLEMGAVTGGASAKHLETVGEFGSQIGLAFQIVDDILDIESSDEVLGKDVGSDENKDKATYPKVYGLSRSKDIACGLVIDAKNLLCGIDRDTSILQSLAEFVISRVN